A section of the Chryseobacterium ginsenosidimutans genome encodes:
- a CDS encoding RNA polymerase sigma factor, translated as MSKIKPDWNKIYLGLSPKLLGICRRYVQDIYTAEDIVQDSFITAMQKDHQLKDEKALFAWLKKIVVNNALQHIRKYSKDIFITTETSEIPDTSEMEHHLLEEKNVFIYDFTNEELLSSIDSLPPHHKSVFNLFFIENHSHAEISGLLGITVNTSKSHLLRAKKAVQNYLLNNVVDHNTPKKKMAQLLVIFGLGGLLWAQTFQSKLSDFTISPSKKLEIPKDIIIKSLTFSAYSGQVLTKKVAIISTFFVIIAGSIFFLSPKNLFPQNKTIINSAIVKEKQEISSYQVENLGKASNVSLDNKSANKNSTSEILTNSQEEISRIKTNEEGKKGKNIKKSFIKDSVDEETKKVIIVKKIIKRDTIFLER; from the coding sequence ATGTCTAAAATAAAGCCGGACTGGAACAAAATTTATTTAGGTTTATCCCCAAAACTTTTGGGGATTTGCCGCAGATATGTACAGGATATTTACACGGCAGAAGACATTGTTCAAGACAGTTTTATTACTGCGATGCAGAAAGATCATCAATTAAAAGATGAAAAAGCATTATTTGCCTGGCTCAAAAAAATTGTAGTGAACAATGCTTTACAACATATTCGCAAATACAGTAAAGATATCTTTATCACTACCGAAACATCAGAAATTCCAGATACTTCAGAAATGGAACACCATCTTTTGGAAGAAAAAAATGTCTTCATTTATGATTTTACCAATGAAGAATTACTGTCTTCGATAGACAGCCTCCCACCCCATCACAAATCTGTTTTCAATTTATTTTTTATTGAAAATCATTCGCACGCAGAAATTTCGGGCTTGCTGGGAATTACAGTAAATACCTCAAAATCTCATCTTTTGAGGGCGAAAAAAGCCGTCCAGAATTATTTACTGAATAATGTTGTTGATCACAACACACCGAAAAAGAAAATGGCACAACTACTTGTAATTTTCGGACTTGGAGGATTGCTTTGGGCGCAAACTTTTCAGAGTAAACTTTCAGATTTTACAATTTCACCTTCAAAAAAACTTGAAATTCCTAAGGATATTATAATTAAAAGTTTAACTTTTTCAGCATATTCCGGACAGGTTTTAACAAAAAAAGTTGCAATTATTTCTACATTTTTTGTGATCATTGCGGGTTCTATATTCTTTTTAAGCCCAAAAAACTTGTTTCCACAAAACAAAACAATTATTAACTCGGCTATAGTTAAAGAAAAGCAAGAAATTTCAAGCTACCAAGTTGAAAATTTAGGAAAAGCTTCAAATGTATCTTTAGATAATAAGTCTGCTAATAAAAACTCTACTTCTGAAATTTTGACAAATTCTCAGGAAGAAATTTCCAGAATCAAAACAAATGAAGAAGGTAAAAAAGGTAAAAACATAAAGAAAAGCTTTATTAAAGATTCAGTAGATGAAGAAACTAAAAAAGTAATTATTGTCAAGAAAATTATTAAAAGAGACACAATATTTTTAGAAAGATAA
- a CDS encoding PaaI family thioesterase, with protein sequence MYTKDKTKEQILEFINQWGEETFAKTLDIKFIDIDLENETLTATMPVSPKIHQPFGIMHGGASCVLAETMGSSLSNIFIDGEKYFGVGTNINSNHLRSKKDGMVTAVARFIRKGKTMHVSEIEIRDEKGQLINHTTMTNAIINK encoded by the coding sequence ATGTATACGAAAGATAAAACAAAAGAACAGATATTAGAATTCATCAACCAATGGGGTGAAGAAACATTCGCAAAAACCCTAGATATAAAATTCATAGATATTGATCTTGAAAATGAAACGTTAACAGCAACAATGCCTGTTTCACCGAAAATACACCAGCCTTTTGGTATTATGCACGGCGGAGCAAGCTGTGTTTTGGCAGAAACAATGGGTTCTAGCCTGTCTAATATTTTTATTGATGGCGAAAAATATTTCGGAGTGGGCACGAATATCAATTCTAATCATTTAAGAAGTAAAAAAGACGGAATGGTAACTGCAGTCGCCAGATTCATCCGAAAAGGAAAAACAATGCATGTTTCAGAAATTGAAATTCGTGATGAAAAAGGTCAGCTGATTAATCATACAACAATGACGAATGCTATCATTAATAAATAG
- a CDS encoding outer membrane beta-barrel protein — protein MFRKLLLVFLMITVNFSFAQKQRKKKVDTVYVYEKVVVHDTVYLMKPIKFKKNDLLFPELKIVETKFVRNIYKEELEKQRAINRARKQKASTFQYGFEAGIGIKNSSFTKGFTNKQQFGENLGIWLSKNIITPQLSLMISANIYHWNSTFNLDANKEDTYLNGFYFTQDHQPLLFQRFDNKHFEYALQLKLFYEWKNIRPFAGFLINKNVYKMQFLVPESNILNKLDDFKADQTNIGFSFGVQYRLFRKILLSLDYQQYQMKNISLKNSSFDFDIFKTSNTFAERKINFGISYIISKP, from the coding sequence ATGTTTAGAAAGTTACTACTCGTTTTTTTGATGATAACCGTCAACTTTTCATTTGCTCAAAAGCAAAGGAAAAAGAAAGTTGATACCGTTTACGTCTATGAAAAAGTTGTAGTTCATGATACGGTTTACTTGATGAAACCTATAAAATTTAAAAAAAATGATCTATTATTTCCGGAATTAAAAATTGTGGAAACAAAATTCGTCCGAAATATTTATAAAGAAGAACTTGAAAAGCAACGGGCAATAAACAGAGCTAGAAAACAAAAAGCAAGCACTTTCCAATACGGCTTTGAAGCAGGAATTGGTATAAAAAACAGTTCTTTTACAAAAGGATTTACCAATAAACAGCAATTTGGCGAAAACCTGGGAATCTGGCTATCAAAAAATATTATTACACCGCAACTTTCATTAATGATTTCTGCAAATATCTACCATTGGAATTCTACTTTCAACCTTGATGCCAATAAAGAAGACACTTATCTCAACGGATTTTATTTCACTCAGGATCATCAACCGCTTCTCTTCCAAAGATTTGACAATAAACATTTTGAATATGCTTTACAATTAAAATTATTCTATGAATGGAAAAATATCCGACCATTTGCAGGGTTTTTGATTAATAAAAATGTCTACAAAATGCAGTTTTTAGTTCCTGAAAGTAATATTCTTAATAAATTGGATGATTTTAAAGCTGACCAAACCAACATCGGGTTTTCTTTTGGTGTTCAATACAGACTTTTCAGGAAGATTTTATTGTCTTTGGATTATCAGCAATACCAAATGAAGAATATTTCGTTAAAAAACAGCTCGTTTGATTTTGACATTTTTAAGACTAGCAATACCTTTGCAGAAAGAAAAATCAATTTCGGAATTTCCTATATTATTTCAAAACCCTGA
- a CDS encoding 1-acyl-sn-glycerol-3-phosphate acyltransferase, which translates to MRKLIGKLMLKLMGWKVVLQGDADSLNRCILVVAPHTHNMEYILGNLAYWSLKKPLKIIIKDAHTKAWYGGLVKGLGGIGIDRSQKNDLVNFVAKQFEKDNFSLVITPEGTRSWVPKWRKGFYHMALAAKVPIVLAAGDFKRKTVYLGYTIPYERIASVPFSEIVKEIQDYYIKNDIVPKIPENWNPNIMGNDSEVKS; encoded by the coding sequence ATGAGAAAGCTGATTGGCAAACTGATGCTAAAACTAATGGGTTGGAAAGTCGTTTTACAGGGCGATGCAGACAGCCTGAACAGGTGTATTCTTGTGGTAGCACCCCACACCCACAATATGGAATATATCCTGGGAAATCTTGCCTATTGGTCATTAAAAAAGCCCTTAAAAATCATCATTAAAGATGCTCACACAAAAGCATGGTACGGCGGGCTTGTAAAAGGTCTGGGAGGAATCGGTATTGACAGAAGCCAGAAAAATGATCTTGTAAATTTTGTCGCAAAACAATTTGAAAAAGATAATTTCAGCTTGGTCATCACTCCGGAAGGTACAAGAAGTTGGGTTCCGAAATGGAGAAAAGGGTTTTATCATATGGCTTTGGCGGCAAAAGTACCTATCGTATTGGCAGCCGGAGATTTTAAAAGAAAAACAGTTTATTTAGGATATACTATTCCGTATGAAAGAATTGCTTCCGTTCCTTTTTCAGAGATCGTTAAAGAAATTCAGGATTATTATATCAAAAATGATATTGTCCCAAAAATTCCTGAAAATTGGAATCCGAATATTATGGGAAATGATTCAGAAGTTAAAAGTTAG